In Monodelphis domestica isolate mMonDom1 chromosome 4, mMonDom1.pri, whole genome shotgun sequence, one DNA window encodes the following:
- the LOC100026235 gene encoding chymotrypsin-like elastase family member 3B, whose protein sequence is MLKLLVSFLLVALASGCGQPAYSPNSRVVNGEDAVPYSWPWQISLQYESNGAFHHTCGGSLIAPDWVMTAAHCISKSRKYQVVLGEYDRSLEEGEEQVIPINSDDLFVHEKWNSNCVSCGNDIALIKLSRSAQLNDEVQLGCLPPANLILPNEKPCYVTGWGRLYTNGPLPDKLQQALLPVVDHEHCSKWDWWSISVKTTMVCAGGDIRSGCNGDSGGPLNCQADDGSWQVHGIASFVSSFGCNAKKKPTVFTRVSAFNDWIEKIMAEH, encoded by the exons ATGCTCAAGCTGCTGGTCTCCTTTCTGCTTGTGGCCCTTG CCTCAGGCTGTGGCCAGCCTGCTTACTCCCCTAACAGCCGGGTAGTGAATGGGGAAGATGCTGTGCCCTATAGCTGGCCCTGGCAG ATCTCTCTTCAGTATGAATCGAATGGAGCCTTTCACCACACCTGTGGGGGCAGCCTCATTGCACCTGACTGGGTCATGACTGCTGCCCATTGTATTTC CAAGTCCCGAAAATACCAGGTGGTTCTGGGAGAGTACGACAGGTCtttggaggaaggggaagaacaaGTGATCCCCATCAATTCTGATGACCTCTTTGTTCATGAAAAATGGAACTCAAACTGTGTTTCCTGTGG GAATGACATCGCTCTCATCAAGCTGTCTCGAAGTGCCCAGCTCAATGATGAAGTCCAATTGGGGTGCCTTCCCCCTGCCAATCTCATCCTGCCCAATGAAAAACCCTGCTATGTCACCGGCTGGGGACGCCTCTACA CTAATGGCCCCCTCCCTGACAAGCTGCAGCAGGCCCTGCTCCCTGTGGTGGACCATGAGCACTGCAGTAAGTGGGACTGGTGGAGCATCTCTGTGAAAACCACCATGGTGTGCGCTGGAGGGGACATTCGTTCTGGCTGCAAT GGTGACTCTGGAGGACCTCTTAACTGCCAGGCTGATGATGGCAGCTGGCAGGTCCATGGTATTGCCAGCTTTGTCTCTTCTTTTGGCTGCAATGCCAAAAAGAAGCCTACAGTGTTCACACGAGTCTCAGCCTTTAATGACTGGATTGAAAAG ATAATGGCAGAACATTAA